From Spirochaetota bacterium:
ACCATCGACTCGGAGGTGATCGTGCACCTCATGGCGAAGTCCGGGATCGACGATTTCCTGGAGGCGCTGATCTACGCGCTGAAGCAGGTGCGCGGCGCCTACTCCCTCCTGGTGATGAACCGGGACAAGTTGTACGCGGTGCGTGACCCCTATGGGTTTCGGCCCCTGGTGATGGGAAAGCTCGGCGACGCCCGCGTGATCGCCTCCGAGACCTGCGCCTTCGACATCATCGACGGCAAATACGAGCGCGAGGTGGAGCCGGGCGAGGTGGTCGAGATTTCATCCAACGGCGTCAGGTCGTTCCGCCCCTTTGAGAAGCGCGAGCAGTCCCTCTGCGTTTTTGAATACATCTATTTTTCCAGGCCTGACAGCACTATCTTCGGCAGGTCGGTCTATGACATGAGGATTCGCCTGGGCCGCATGCTGGCGCGCCAGTCGCCGGTCCAGGCCGACGTGGTGGTGCCGATACCGGACTCCTCCGTGTGCGCGTCCATCGGCTACTCCCGCGAGGCCGGCATTCCCTACGAGCTGGGCCTCATACGGAGCCACTACATAGGCCGCACCTTCATCGAGCCGTCCCAGAAGATCCGCGACTTCGGCGCCAAGATCAAGTACAATGTCGTGAAGGAAGCGGTGGCGGGCAAAAGGATCGTGGTGGTGGACGACTCGATCATGCGGGGCACCACCATGCGGAAGATCATCAAGATGTTCCGCAACGCCGGCGCGACGGAGATCCACGTGCGCATATCGGCGCCGCCCACGCAATTCCCCTGCTTTTACGGCATAGACATCCCCACCCACAAGGAGCTCATCGCCGCGACCCACACCATCGAGGAGATACGGAAGTACCTCCGCGTCGACTCGATCCAGTACCTCACCGTGGACACCCTCCTCGGCGCCCTGGACGAGCCGGACATGCGCTTCTGC
This genomic window contains:
- a CDS encoding amidophosphoribosyltransferase encodes the protein MTTPPRCNRPDDGKPRDECGIFGIYGHQKAANLAYLGLYALQHRGQESSGIASSDGAHIYRYAGMGKVVDIFTEEHINHLQGDMAIGHNRYSTTGSSFLRNAQPFRSESILGPIVLAHNGNLTNAGSLRYELEKKGHIFQTTIDSEVIVHLMAKSGIDDFLEALIYALKQVRGAYSLLVMNRDKLYAVRDPYGFRPLVMGKLGDARVIASETCAFDIIDGKYEREVEPGEVVEISSNGVRSFRPFEKREQSLCVFEYIYFSRPDSTIFGRSVYDMRIRLGRMLARQSPVQADVVVPIPDSSVCASIGYSREAGIPYELGLIRSHYIGRTFIEPSQKIRDFGAKIKYNVVKEAVAGKRIVVVDDSIMRGTTMRKIIKMFRNAGATEIHVRISAPPTQFPCFYGIDIPTHKELIAATHTIEEIRKYLRVDSIQYLTVDTLLGALDEPDMRFCCACFNGSYPCELDEQGEDNQKYLFEDSGINEYY